The nucleotide sequence CAAAATGTGCGAAATAATCTGAGAAAATTCACAACTTCCACCCAACCACCAAACATGAGAATGTGAAACTGAGCTTCATTGACAgtagaaaaacataaatatgactTAAAGGAAGACTTAATGATGAAAAGATATCTGTCTACATCAACTGCACTTTACCATTCAGAAtgttatattgtatttttatgaatacattaattttaataaatataaattaaaaatatattaaatatctATCTGTCTCATTAAGAGAAATAATAATGCTtgagttgcaaaaaaaaatgcaaccaacTGCAGTTTTTCCAAACTCAAACTAAATAATATTGATGATCCAAGGCCCtttatcaaaaatatacatttttatttatcaatcAAATACATCATTCctaatcaattaaaaaatgattttggaaTTCCTTataattttttgggggggggaggaattatttatttcaggtgATTTCTTAGATTGCCAAGGTAAACAGTTTTAACCTTTTGGATGTGAATGTCCCAATTACACACATCTATCCTCCAATTATAACTCAAACATCTTTTTTTGcatcatgcactcacacatatatttaGTGGAGCTATTGACAAAAATAGCTTTCTCTAGGGTACAACAACAATGTCCAACACAGAATTTTAATTTGCAAGCTTCAGGTCACATGTTCATATTCCCTCATCACAACTACACACTGCTCAGCTAAGCATTTCATGCTCAGCATTTCCTGTCGACTTCATTTACTGTACAGTCTACCAGAAATCTGGTCACCCTGGCTGAATGAATGGATCACAACAGAGTTAACTAAGAACTCACACAATGAGCACAAGCTAGCCATCTTTTAAAGGAGGAGGCCAGATTGGAAAGCCATCATCTAATGTTGTCAGATCCCCCTGATTCAAATGACTTGATTGGACAGGTACAAACTTTCCCACAGTGgacaaaaaagggggggaaaccaTATTAGATAGGCCTGACATTCCAATCAAGTTTGTGGCCTTTTGGAATGTGAACACAGAGTGCAAagaatataaacattttatgttcttgtataattcaaaatatatatgttcaaacattccattcatttgaaaatagtATACCAGCTATGTAGGGCAGTGGACCTATATCGGCTAATGGGACAAGTAACAAGTGAAAAGACagcttgctcaagggcacaacatcAATGTTCAACACAGAATTGAACTTTGCAAGCTTCAAGTTGCACGTTCATATTCCCTCATCACAATTCAGCACTGCTCAGCAAAACATTTCATGCTTAGCATTTAATGTCGACTTAATTTACTGTACAGTCTTCCAGAAGTTTGGTCACCCTGTCTGAAAGAATGGATCACAAAGGAGTTAACTAAGAACTCACACAATGATCACAATCTAGCCATCCTTTAAAGGAGGAGGCCAGATTGGAAAGCCATCATCTAATGATGTCAAATCCCCCTGATTCAAATGACTTGATTGGACAGGTACAAACTTTCCCACAGTGgacaaaaaagggggggaaaccaTATTAGATAGGCCTGACATTCCAATCAAGTTTGTGGTCAAATTTCAAAAGTATTTCCACAAGATGTAAATTATTGAGGCTGGCTGGAATGCGAACACAGAGtgcaaaaaatctaaacattttatgttcttgtacaattcaaaatatttatgttcaagcattccatttattttaaaagagtaTACCAGCTACGTAGGGCAGTGGACCTGTATGGGCAAATGGGACAAGTGAAAAGACACTACTCCTAAAGCATGTATCCCCATTGCCAAGCATTCCTGAGCTCTGAATCCCCGTATTCTCTTGATTGAATATAAATACCTATTGGTGTGGAAAGTCTCTGCTAAGCACAACTGATATGGTTTATTGTGACCTCATTTCGGTCACTTCTAAAACCTTCCCTCATGTGAGATTCCCaaaaccatttcatttaaaaatcagtttgacTAACACTGATGTCATCGGGCCTTCAACCACACATCATAATTGTAAATGAACATATAGCTATATTAATATATGCttctatatttttgtatatatccACCATTGTTCAAAACGTCTTTTCTATATCTGTACAGACCTTACATTGCACAAGAGAAAACTCTATGTTTTCATTCCATGTGGCGTGAACCCGACAAGTAAACAACCTAATTATACACATACCTAGGGAAAAGTCCTATTTTTTACGCTTGggaaacaataatattttttcatcatttatcaGTGGCTATAATAATACCACAGACTGgatctcccttcccctcccctcccctcaggaGGTCACATTGTATGATGCTAATTGTTGATGTGTGAGGGCAGGAGACTGTCACAAATGATGCAACCAACATGCAGGCTCCTGTTAGTTACAGAGGAGTCACTGCCAGCTGCAGTGTTTACAGGAAATTAGAAAATGGGTGAAGCTGGGGGGGAAGGTAAGTTATCGGTTGGCCTTGTACTTGGAAGCATCTCGTGGTTCACTGCTGGGGATGCTCCAGTCGTCTGCCTCAGGACCTGTCTGGTAGTGTCGCCAGGCAGACTTGTTGAAGACAGGGAGGCGCTCAAAAGACTCACTGGAAAGAGCCTGAAGGCAGAGACCAATAAGAATCAAGCATATGCTCAAActagtcccacacacacacacactaaaggcAACCCCAAACTAATAATTCTCTATTCATTATTGGTTAAAAGTGATGTCACACCCCAGATGTGCCACTGTGCGCGGTCTCAATGTGAGGCCCCTGGAAATAAACTATCCATAtgtgtaatttaatatttaatataactCACCAGCTAGCTCATCCATTTTTCTGCTTACTAGCGATACTTTTAGCAATAAATACACCAAATGGAATCTCAAGCTCAAATAGCCAACAAAACGTGGATTAGTCAGAGGCAGGCTTAAGCTGCTCAGTCCAAACTAACCAAACACATTCCTAAATTACATGATAAGCCGATCAAACACAGGCCTCAACTATGAATGAATCAGATACAGGCAAGAGCAACTATAAGGAGGTCACACCCACCTTCAAGTAAATGACAGCAtctgtccccaccccctccatagAATACAGGTTCAGGTCTCCCTGGAAGTACCGGGCATAGAGTCTAGAAATAGGCAGGCCATATCCAAAACCGGCCTAGAGATAAGAGACCACAAGTAAGAACCTACTGCAAacctccacacacaaacacacaaacatacatgcgcTCATgctccatgcacacacatcatatGTGcagacccacccacccacccacccacccacacgcacactcatacacacacagccaataatTAAAAGTATTCAACTGGTACATCACCCTCCATGGACCCATGAATATAAAGGCTAGAGGGGGGAGTTACCAGTGGAGCAGCGTGGGAGGGCTCAAGGCTGGGAGTGGGTGCAGTGGAGTACATGTAGTTAAACAGACGGTCTATTTTCCTCAGTGGGACCCCTCCACCCTTGTCACTGATCTGTGGAACAAAGTCAGTTAAGTGAGGTTCCCTCTGACCCCCAGTGTCACCACAAGGCATTCTGCAGCAGTCATAGGGACACACAGAAAATAGCACCACCTGCAGGTGAATTACTGGAATGTATGACGCAATGCATTAGACTGTACTGCTTGGGCTACAGCTGCAGAACCCTAGTCCTGGTAGAAGCTGATAGAAACTGTTAAGAGTCTGTCTTGCCATTTAAAGGAGACAGTATTTACAGAACTCAGAAACAAAGTGTCCTTACACTGTAAAGGCCAACACTTATTACAACAGTGTCTTTGTACTTGTCTGTATGTACAGAACACTTCctaacaaacacagaaaatctaTTTATGTATATCTCTGAGCATGAGGCAACAGTGCACACTCCACAAGGGTTAAAGGCAAGTATTCAGTGATAAATTACCTGGTGTggctaaaatatgaaaaatatgcagCACAACCAACTACTGActaaatttgatttaattttaccTGGCCACATCAATGTAAAACATTAGCCTTCTTCGAACTGAAAAATGCCTTGCAGTCAATTTTGTGTAGCAATGATATCTTGAGCCAAATAAATATTACAGCTGACAGAGTACTGTAGCTCACTAAGACTCATCCTGCCTAATCCAGTGATGGTGCCATTTCTTTACTGCTCGAAcgaaaaaacctttttcttctatctagcaacaaaataattattatttattcactaCTGCAGGCAGTGATTACACAGTTCAAACATAGACAAAGGCCAATTCCTAATGGGACACAATGACCACTGATCAGTGCGAGTTTAAGTGTGATTAGAGTGCGGCGCACAGAACAGAGCCACATCCTAAAGTATAACACTGTCTGGCAACTGACCTTTATAGAGAGATCTTCCTTCCCTAGGGTCACCAATGCAGTTACTGGAGGAACATCCCCTGGCTTGCCCTCATGTAGCTCTACAGTGGCCCGCATTGAGTtctacaaacacacgcacacacacaaattaaaaaatttgatCAGCAAACATAGTTAACATACAATACTGTGCAGTCAAATTCCACCAAGAACACAGTGAAGACAGCACTTAATGTCTTAGGTTTGACAATTGCTCACTTGGCCCAAGACATTCATGAATCACACATTTGCGGCCCTATTTTCCAGAACCAATGGCATACAGCGCATTAACACAGTGAATGTCGCAGCACATGGGCCCAGTGGACGTGGATACAGAATTTTGGTATTTTCGTGACATGGAGGAAGAGCGCACAACACACTATTAATGttttcagatcttcagacaaatactttttcacagcactgtatattgTCAGTGAGTGTGTTGCAGCAGGATTCAatcatagccaatcaaatgtcctcttttcattccctttaagagctgTGCGATTTGCATCCTTGCATACTACCAATTTCCATGGTCTTCCACTGCAAACTGACATTCTTGAGCAGTAGGTAAGAGTAGGGCTGtcacacattttccaaaaattgaGTTCAAGCGAAtctcataaataagagaaatttgTTCGAATTTGTTCAAATTTCCTACTGTCAAAATTGCAATAAAATGTTgcttaaatgtataattattatggcccagttttaatttcccattaaacctgtGACTAGATGGCTTAAATGTGCTACActataactaagaaataatgacaacaatgcCAAtgatactgttcacagcaggaAAATGACTTGGTAGATCAACCGTtgctcaaattaaaaaaaatatttataatgcaggagtccatcattaattcacaaaaatggCATGGCTTCACTGAAATAAACTGGACTGCAATCTCCTTTGGAGGGGAAAGTGTCAGCCTTTGGAGGGCTGGTAGGGCAATTTCCACCTGTATACCTTACAGGCCACTTTACCCTTAGTTATTATTTCGTCTCCAATGGCATAGAACCTGTAACATTTCCAAACTGCACTCCTGAGGTGTGGGGGAGTTACAATTTTTCTTGGCTCCTCCATTTGgaatgtatagcctacatgctATGCCGATAACATGACCCAGACATGATTTTTTGTCGATACAATGGTGCAccctccagacaaaacaataacatggcATGTTGTTTATTGGTCTCTTTGATGTTGAGCGCTACTATGAGGAACAAAGATGAGTGCAGAGCGCGTCCTCATTTCACCTGAGCAACAGCATTACAAGTTTGAACCCTTAATTACATATGTACATTTTCCAGagattcaaaatgtatttttattatcgAACAAAAGAGTGACAGCCATAGTGCAGTCGCCGTGGAAAAATCAATGGCACCTCAAGTCACCACCAAGAGCAGCGGGTATTAATTTAGCTTGGGAGGAGATAACAAACGCAGTTAATGCATGCAGCTTGCATGTAGCCACTATTTTAACTACAGTCacatgattaaaatgaaaaaaatgtaaagtatgCATTTCTCCTGCTTGAGAGATTTATATCAAGTCGAATTGAACAGCGTATGATCCACAATAATGGTTGACTGGACCTTGAATAGGTTATAAACATTACTAGGGAATAGCGCCCATTGCTAGGGAAAGCCCTGAAATTAGCCATAAACTTCAAATATGCTGGGAAGTGACTTGCCCCATACacctggtctgagcaggcaGGCATCGCAGGCGCGAATCACTGATTTCTCTGACACCAAATTTGCCATGCATTGCTCAAAAATTGCAGTGCGCTGTTTGATcttcacagacacacctgcaacaGTGCCTCTTTTACCACTTCAGTGCATGGGGAGTCACCAAATTATCAAACGTGCTCAGGCGCTTCACAATCCATGATATATATGCCACTTCCCAAGTGCAACTGCTCACCACACGCCATGCACCAGCCGCGAAACAGAGCCCTCAGACTTCAATAAAACTGGATTTTGTGCCTCTATATCAAGAAAGAGTTCAAATTCATGTGGAACAAGGCTCACCTTAAAGAGCTCAAACAGCATGTGAAACAGGTGGGAAGGCACATACACTGCCTGGATAGGCTTCTTAGGTGCTTTCCCTAgaaaacagggggaaaaaaatactgaagaCTGAAAACTATCATTAACCCTCTAGCACAACTGCGTTAAAGTTTCTGTGATGCGCATAACATGGCTCATCTTCACATTACgctttaataaaacaaataatctcTCACTTTTTACGTTGGTATCTCTGTATTTACAatgtctttttaattatttcacttGGATGTTAACATGACATTTACTTTGGATAATTTAATGTGGTCCCCTAGTTCTGTTCATAgaacaaaattaatattaataataagtaTAATTGTGTAACTTTAAATACTTCAGTCAAATTCTCCCTCAGCCACTTGAAAATAAAGTATGTACTcttcgtgtgtctgtgtgttgtagctcagacatttaaaaaaaaattacagattataaataaataaataactgtaacCAAATGCTTTAGAGGGAATAGTAAGCACCACATGGTTAGCTTCTGTCTGACCCCTGAGGCATGGACAGGACATTCCCAGGACAGTCATCACTGAGTGGAATCTCTGACACAACATCTCCCTTAAGAGACTGAAACATGAGGAGACTATTTCCAATCGGAGCAAACAAATACATGCAATGGACCCTCCTGCCTGGGACAGTCCTTGGACGTCTCTCTGCTCTAAAAAGAGCCCAGGCAGACACAGCATGCACAGATGCAATGAACCCAAGAAAGCCAGAATGAACCTTGTTCCTATCGGCAAATGGACAGGACACTAAATAAAGCCCATTTCTGAGTTGTTATTCAGCTGATTACTACAAAGAACCCTCACCCTGCAGAAGGTAGGTGCTCCTGGCCTGATCTGCATCAAAAAAGTTCACTTACCATTGAACTCCTGGACCTTCAGCTCTGGTGCAATCAAGTAATACTGTTCACAGAGCATCTTTGCTGTCTCATAGGcatctgtgggaggaaacagtCACATTACATGAAAAACAGTTCAATGCTATTCAGTATGGAGAACAACAGGAAGTGGCTCAACAGATTTCAGACACTGGACTATCTCAAGAACATAAAGACCTACACAAGTACCACTCAATAAGGGACCAACACTATACTCAATGAATGTGTCATTACAGAAAAAATTATGATCAGTCATCCAAATTGCTGTGTGTCATCTGAagcataaaactgaaaaaatgcaaataaaagtgAAGGTATGTCCTACCGCAatgatttttttgatttttcagTTCCATATATTGACATAATTGAACTAATAATACACTGAAGAAGAGAAGTACATGATTtgctaaatatgcaaatataaacatttcacaaaactgcttttattgtgttattttactgttcagtttaaatgttttggtaATGGAAATGACATACATATTTTTGACTGGGACTCAGTTTTACAGCCTTTTGAGTCCTGGGTTTCACAGACCTAAATTTTCAGATGAATCACTTTCATATGCAAGCATCTTTGGCTGAACGCTGCAGGACATGAGGTCGTAAGGACTCTTTCAAAATTCTGAAGATACTATAGCACAGACCAGACCAGAAAATGACCACCAGCTCATTCCAGCAAGGACAGAAGGTTGCTGCaaggttgctgtttttttgaAGGTTTACTGCTCTGTGGGTTATGACTGAGGAACAATATCTTGAGAAACCCAGtccaatatttattatttactagGCACATGAAAAGATATATCTGTGTTTACTGTACCTTTTAAACAGTTTTCATACAGTAGTCAAATATTTCCATGTAGTGTAATGAACACATCTGTAGTGGTTTCACTTCTTTCAAATttagcaaaacatttaaatgcatttgttccCTAATGTATCCTGTCAGACTAACTTGAGGTCCCACACCATACAAACCACTGCTAAAAGGAGAGGAACATCAACCATACTCACCAGTCACCACCTCTACCACATTGCAGTTGGGGTCAATGCTGccaatgtgtttgggatgtgcAGGGTTTGTGTCATTACCAAACAGGAGGGCTGCAATACAAAGTGTCTCATTAGAGAACCCCTTTACAGGAAGACTGAGCTCTCATCAGATTATTCCAGACAGGTATGCAGAAATAAGTGATTGCAGGTTAAAAACAGAAGCTGGATGAATTAATTAACTTTTCAAGACATGACTTCAGAAAACTTATGAAAGTATTAATGACATCCACAATACATAATGCTTGTGCAGGCTAATTTGAGTGACAATGATGAAAAATGGaaggcaaaggaaaaaaaagaaaagaaaagaagattTAGTTTGAAGTCAAACGGTCTCATTtcaaaaaacccacaaaattCAAATccgttttatttgtattgtggtATTGtcctttttacagagaactgtcacaaatatgctttacagagaaacagaaggaaattagattttattttttagtgtttACCTTCACTCAAAgacagacacatttaaaatgtaactattGCAAAAGCCTTATAATATtttcactaaaaatattttttataacttagctgtcattttctctttaaCCTTAAgttcaaataaacaaagaatTAGGTGTTTCTTGAAAATACTTTTCAAGTACCCAGACCCAGGTGAGCTACTACAGTTACCATCAATGAGTACTGAGAAATTACTTCTTGTATGGAAATGTTATAAACAGATACATTTGGAAATTGAAATAATAAGCTAGCTACTTTCACAACTGGAAAAGGTGGACATCACCTTATGTAGGAGCAAACCCAGCCTCTGAGGTCATGTTCCAGGTCATATAATGTTTTGAGGAAGATTATAAGacatatataaacataaaaaatgttacGTGTCACTCTTCATTTACAATGACATCTATATTACTGCTGGTACTGGCCGTGACATCACTGTTGATGACCTACTGTGCTGGTTGATGAGCATCCTAAAAGAAATCCGGCTTGTGTAGAACCGGTCCAGAAAGTACTGGATGTTGCTGCTGATGAATGGGTCAAAGCCAAATTTCTCCTTGTACTCGAGCAGGCCCTGGGCTATGGTTGGAACCACATCATTGTGCCGGTTACGAATCTTGATCAAAATatccaggaaactgaaacaaaaaaaggtgctGAAAAATTGGGCTTTCACTTATTGCAATATTCAAAACAGAACCACAACCAGCACGAGGCAGAAGGTGAGCCAATCTATTATTGGTTATTAATTAATCCATTAATACTTAAAATTTTCATTGTCCCTGATAGGTAATTCATTGTTGTTatcaaacacaacaaaaaactataaaaaacaCAGTGCCATTAATAACATTGTAACACCAAAGAGTGCCAAGAGATTACTTCTCTCACTCTGGGAATtcctaataaaaaatatgtattgtagATTGACCTAAATCAATAATTATATAAGGAAAGTACTTATAAACTCAGTACTCCTTGGATCCTCTCTGatcattaattaaatatgcacAAGCCAGgtccatcccccacccccacctctctttcACTAGATAAAATGCAGCTTTCTTTTTCTAGCAGTCAGTTTTTGAGCAACTTGGCAAGAAGTCCGTTTGTAACAGTTTGTTGGAAGTGGGCATTTGAGTCTTGCATCTAGGCCTGGTATtctacagtcaggtccataaatatttggacattgacaaagttattgttattttaggtGCCTACCACagatattggagttgaaattaaataatgaatatgagctcaagtgcagaccttcagctttaatttgaaggtgtTTATATCCAAATCGGGTGAACAGCGTAAgaattacaacactttttatatgtggtccccccctttttaagggaccaaaggtaattggacaattggctgctcagctgttccatggccaggtgtgtgttattccctcattatttcatttacaagtaagcagataaaaggtctaaaattgatttcaagtgtggcatttgcatttggaatctgttgcggttaactctcaatatgaagtccaaagagctgtcactgtcggtgaagcaagccatcattaggctgaaaaaaaaaacaaaaaacccatcagagagatagcaaaaaggtgtggccaaatcaactttttggtacattcttaaaaataaagaatgcactggtgagctcaggaacaccaaaaggcctGGAAGACCAcggaaaacaactgtggtggatgacagaagaatactttccctggtgatgaaaaaccccttcacaacagttagccagatcaagaacaccctccatGAGGTAGGCatatctgtgtcaaagtcaacaatcaagagaagacaccatacagagggtttaccacaagatgtaaaccattggtaagcctcaaaaacaggaagaccagattagagtttagagttttccaaaaaacatctaaaaaagcctgtacagttctggaacaacatcctatgggcagatgagacaaagatcaACTTATTCCAGAAGGATGGGAAGAATAcagtatggagaagggaaggaactgcttattatccaaagcataccacctcatctgtgaagcatggtggggGTAGTGTTATggtgtgggcatgtatggctgccactggaactggttctcttgtatttattgatgatgtgactgctgacaaaagcaggaggatgaattctgaagcgtatag is from Anguilla anguilla isolate fAngAng1 chromosome 9, fAngAng1.pri, whole genome shotgun sequence and encodes:
- the LOC118235250 gene encoding pyruvate dehydrogenase (acetyl-transferring) kinase isozyme 3, mitochondrial, whose translation is MRLFRFLLTNATPKIEYYSRFSPSPLSIKQFLDFGQENACEKTSYMFLRKELAVRLANTMREVNLLPDNLLSQPSVKLVQTWYMQSFVELLEYENRRPEDPRTLNDFLDILIKIRNRHNDVVPTIAQGLLEYKEKFGFDPFISSNIQYFLDRFYTSRISFRMLINQHTLLFGNDTNPAHPKHIGSIDPNCNVVEVVTDAYETAKMLCEQYYLIAPELKVQEFNGKAPKKPIQAVYVPSHLFHMLFELFKNSMRATVELHEGKPGDVPPVTALVTLGKEDLSIKISDKGGGVPLRKIDRLFNYMYSTAPTPSLEPSHAAPLAGFGYGLPISRLYARYFQGDLNLYSMEGVGTDAVIYLKALSSESFERLPVFNKSAWRHYQTGPEADDWSIPSSEPRDASKYKANR